TACATATAACTATTAGCCTTATGAACTTAAAGCAAAGCACTCTCGAAAAGGTAATTTATCATCCTTACTCTGAAACAATCTTGTTAAAGAGACGCTGAAGATCGGCCTCGTCCTTAAACGAAATCTCGATCTTATTTTTTCCTTTAACAGACCGCACGCGAACATCAGCTTCTAAGTTCTCTCGCAAACCGCGTGCAACGCGCTTAAACGAAGTAGGCAGCGGTGTACGCTTTACTGATTCTTTGTTTGTTTGAAGCTGGCCAGCAAACAAACGAGCAAGTGATTCTGTCTCGCGAACAGAGAGCTTTTCCTCTTGCAGTTTACGAACAAGTTTCTGTCGTCCTTCTGTTGTTGGAATAGAAAGAATGGCACGAGCATGTCCTGCCGTGATCTTTTCTTCAAAAAGAAGCTGCTGCGCATCTTCAGGCAGCTCAAGCAACCGCAAAGCGTTTGCAATGGTTGAACGCCCTTTTGAAACGGCACGTGCTACCTCAGATTGAGTCAGCCCCTGTCGCTCCATCAGGCGTTTGTAACCATATGCCTCTTCAATGGGGTTAAGATCAGAGCGCTGGATATTCTCAATAAGAGCAAGTTCAAGAGCTTTGTCGCCTTCGACATCTTTCACGCGAATAGGAACCGTCTTCATACCAAGCTTTTTGCAAGCCTGCCACCGGCGCTCGCCCGCAATAATCTGATATCCATCATCTACCTTGCGAACAAGAATTGGCTGAAGAAGGCCTTCTTTTTCGATTGATTGAGCGAGTTCAGCAATTTCTTCAACATCAAAATGGGTACGCGGCTGATCGGGATTTGGCTTTACCGTATCAAGCGGGACTTCCTCACTTGATGGCTCTTTCACAGGAGGTCGGCTTGTCTCGCGAACGGCAACCCCTTTGATAGTGACATGATCATCTTCTTCTATATAAGGGCGAACGGGAGCTTCTTCTCCCTTAATAACAGCTCGTTGAACAGCTTGTTCTGCAGCTACCTCACGTGCGGAATGAACCGACTTCGACGGAGTAGTCCGTTCTTTTATTGTCGCACTTGCTACAGCTTCTTCTGAAATCTCTGTTTCTGCTCGCTGCACCACGTGATTGTTCGCTGCCACCGCTGATGATGGTTTCTCCTGTGTATTATCGGGTACAGAAACTGCTGCCTCATCAGCAGTAGTTTGCTGCTGATCGGCATCTTTTTGATTAATTTCTCCCAGACTTTCGCCTAAAAGAGAATTCAGTCCTCGCCCAAGTCCACTTCTTTTTTGTTTAGCCACGTGCAATCACTTCTTTCGC
This genomic interval from Cryptobacterium curtum DSM 15641 contains the following:
- a CDS encoding ParB/RepB/Spo0J family partition protein, with protein sequence MAKQKRSGLGRGLNSLLGESLGEINQKDADQQQTTADEAAVSVPDNTQEKPSSAVAANNHVVQRAETEISEEAVASATIKERTTPSKSVHSAREVAAEQAVQRAVIKGEEAPVRPYIEEDDHVTIKGVAVRETSRPPVKEPSSEEVPLDTVKPNPDQPRTHFDVEEIAELAQSIEKEGLLQPILVRKVDDGYQIIAGERRWQACKKLGMKTVPIRVKDVEGDKALELALIENIQRSDLNPIEEAYGYKRLMERQGLTQSEVARAVSKGRSTIANALRLLELPEDAQQLLFEEKITAGHARAILSIPTTEGRQKLVRKLQEEKLSVRETESLARLFAGQLQTNKESVKRTPLPTSFKRVARGLRENLEADVRVRSVKGKNKIEISFKDEADLQRLFNKIVSE